A portion of the Streptomyces sp. YPW6 genome contains these proteins:
- the tsf gene encoding translation elongation factor Ts, giving the protein MANYTAADVKKLRELTGAGMMDCKKALDEADGNVDKAVEALRIKGQKGVAKREGRSAENGAVVSLISEDQTSGVLLELKCETDFVAKGDKFQAVANTLAAHVAATSPADIDALLASEIEAGKTVQAYVDEANANLGEKIVLDRFAQFTGDYVSVYMHRTMPDLPPQIGVLVELDKADAELAKGIAQHIAAFAPKYLSREDVPAEVVEAERRVAEETTRAEGKPEAALPKIVEGRVNGFFKEATLLGQPYALDAKKSVQKVLDEAGVTLKRFSRIKVGI; this is encoded by the coding sequence ATGGCGAACTACACCGCCGCTGACGTCAAGAAGCTCCGCGAGCTCACCGGCGCCGGCATGATGGACTGCAAGAAGGCGCTCGACGAGGCCGACGGCAACGTCGACAAGGCCGTCGAGGCGCTCCGTATCAAGGGCCAGAAGGGCGTCGCCAAGCGCGAGGGCCGTTCCGCCGAGAACGGCGCCGTCGTCTCCCTCATCTCCGAGGACCAGACGTCCGGCGTTCTGCTGGAGCTGAAGTGCGAGACGGACTTCGTCGCCAAGGGTGACAAGTTCCAGGCCGTCGCCAACACGCTCGCCGCGCACGTCGCCGCGACCTCCCCGGCCGACATCGACGCGCTGCTCGCCTCCGAGATCGAGGCCGGCAAGACCGTCCAGGCGTACGTCGACGAGGCCAACGCCAACCTCGGCGAGAAGATCGTCCTGGACCGCTTCGCGCAGTTCACCGGCGACTACGTCTCCGTGTACATGCACCGCACCATGCCCGACCTGCCCCCGCAGATCGGTGTTCTGGTCGAGCTGGACAAGGCCGACGCCGAGCTGGCCAAGGGCATCGCGCAGCACATCGCCGCCTTCGCCCCGAAGTACCTGTCCCGCGAGGACGTGCCGGCCGAGGTCGTCGAGGCCGAGCGCCGCGTCGCCGAGGAGACCACCCGCGCCGAGGGCAAGCCCGAGGCCGCCCTCCCGAAGATCGTCGAGGGTCGGGTCAACGGCTTCTTCAAGGAGGCCACCCTCCTGGGCCAGCCGTACGCGCTGGACGCCAAGAAGTCCGTCCAGAAGGTCCTGGACGAGGCCGGTGTCACCCTGAAGCGCTTCTCGCGCATCAAGGTCGGCATCTGA
- the rpsB gene encoding 30S ribosomal protein S2: MAVVTMRELLESGVHFGHQTRRWNPKMKRFIFTERNGIYIIDLLQSLSYIDRAYEFVKETVAHGGSIMFVGTKKQAQEAIAEQATRVGMPYVNQRWLGGMLTNFSTVYKRLQRLKELELIDFEDVAASGLTKKELLVLSREKAKLEKTLGGIREMQKVPSAVWIVDTKKEHIAVGEARKLHIPVVAILDTNCDPDEVDYKIPGNDDAIRSVTLLTRVIADAVAEGLIARSGAATGDSKPGEKAAGEPLAEWERDLLEGDKKDETAAAAEVQSSAETEKVADAEKPAEAVAEAEAPAADAEQA; encoded by the coding sequence ATGGCCGTCGTCACGATGCGGGAGCTGCTGGAAAGCGGCGTCCACTTCGGTCACCAGACCCGTCGCTGGAACCCGAAGATGAAGCGCTTCATCTTCACCGAGCGCAACGGCATCTACATCATCGACCTGCTCCAGTCGCTGTCGTACATCGACCGCGCCTACGAGTTCGTCAAGGAGACCGTCGCCCACGGCGGCTCCATCATGTTCGTGGGTACGAAGAAGCAGGCCCAGGAGGCCATCGCCGAGCAGGCGACGCGCGTCGGCATGCCGTACGTCAACCAGCGTTGGCTCGGTGGCATGCTCACCAACTTCTCCACCGTCTACAAGCGCCTTCAGCGTCTGAAGGAGCTGGAGCTCATCGACTTCGAGGACGTGGCCGCCTCCGGCCTCACCAAGAAGGAGCTCCTGGTCCTCTCGCGTGAGAAGGCCAAGCTGGAGAAGACCCTCGGTGGTATCCGCGAGATGCAGAAGGTGCCCAGCGCCGTCTGGATCGTCGACACCAAGAAGGAGCACATCGCCGTCGGTGAGGCGCGCAAGCTCCACATCCCGGTCGTCGCGATCCTCGACACCAACTGCGACCCCGACGAGGTCGACTACAAGATTCCGGGCAACGACGACGCGATCCGCTCCGTCACCCTGCTCACCCGCGTGATCGCCGACGCCGTCGCCGAGGGCCTCATCGCCCGCTCCGGTGCCGCCACCGGTGACTCGAAGCCGGGCGAGAAGGCCGCCGGCGAGCCCCTCGCCGAGTGGGAGCGCGACCTGCTCGAGGGCGACAAGAAGGACGAGACCGCGGCCGCCGCCGAGGTCCAGTCCTCCGCCGAGACCGAGAAGGTCGCCGACGCCGAGAAGCCGGCCGAGGCCGTCGCCGAGGCCGAGGCTCCGGCCGCGGACGCCGAGCAGGCCTGA
- a CDS encoding peptidoglycan DD-metalloendopeptidase family protein translates to MRHLPGPRRSPARRTLLPLVLVGLLLYVLLPAGPTGPAPRSGLSTPLAATGASAFVPRTDDDARTDGGPVMDVDPAADGGPVMDADPAADGGPLTDTDPVTDGGARSWPLVGRPALLRGFEPPATPYGPGHRGVDLASWPGARVLAAADGRVSFAGRVAGRGVLAIEVADSGSPPLRTTYEPVRSLVEESVSVRAGQPVGVLEDGPFHCAVRCLHWGLRRGEAYLDPLSLLPPTLLRRGPSRLLPVFGVPEPGPHAQAWAFRGGRGRVSRSLRAGPSRRRCPR, encoded by the coding sequence ATGCGCCACCTCCCCGGCCCACGCCGCTCCCCCGCCCGTCGCACCCTGCTGCCCCTCGTGCTCGTGGGGCTCCTGCTGTACGTGCTGCTTCCGGCCGGCCCCACCGGGCCGGCCCCGCGGTCCGGGCTGTCCACTCCCCTGGCGGCGACGGGGGCGTCGGCCTTCGTCCCGCGTACGGACGACGACGCACGTACGGACGGCGGCCCGGTCATGGACGTCGACCCGGCCGCAGACGGCGGCCCGGTCATGGACGCCGACCCGGCCGCAGACGGCGGCCCTCTCACGGACACCGACCCCGTCACGGACGGCGGGGCCCGGAGCTGGCCGCTGGTGGGAAGGCCTGCGCTGTTACGGGGCTTTGAGCCGCCCGCCACTCCGTACGGGCCCGGCCACCGCGGCGTGGACCTCGCCTCGTGGCCGGGCGCCCGGGTGCTGGCGGCCGCCGACGGCCGGGTGTCGTTCGCGGGGCGGGTGGCGGGACGCGGGGTCCTCGCCATCGAGGTGGCCGACAGCGGTTCGCCGCCGTTGCGCACCACCTACGAGCCGGTGCGGTCGCTGGTCGAGGAGAGCGTGAGCGTGCGCGCGGGACAGCCGGTCGGGGTGCTGGAGGACGGGCCGTTCCACTGTGCGGTGCGGTGCCTGCACTGGGGGCTGCGGCGCGGGGAGGCCTACCTGGACCCGCTCTCCCTGCTGCCGCCCACGCTGCTGCGGAGAGGGCCTTCGCGGTTGCTGCCGGTGTTCGGCGTGCCGGAGCCGGGACCTCACGCTCAGGCGTGGGCGTTCCGCGGGGGACGTGGGCGGGTCAGCCGCTCACTCCGCGCAGGACCATCGCGACGGCGGTGTCCGCGATGA
- a CDS encoding TetR/AcrR family transcriptional regulator, which produces MAEHRTMQRGALLDAARSLLSEGGTEALTFPALAERTGLARSSVYEYFRSRAAVVEELCAVDFPVWAAEVENAMQRAETPEAKIEAYVRRQLDLVGDRRHRAVVAISASELDAGAREKIRAAHGGLIAMIVEALGDLGHTQPRLAAMLLQGSVDAAVRRIELGVAEEPDVIADTAVAMVLRGVSG; this is translated from the coding sequence GTGGCCGAGCACCGGACCATGCAGCGCGGCGCCCTCCTGGACGCCGCGCGCTCCCTGCTGTCCGAGGGCGGTACGGAAGCGCTGACCTTCCCCGCACTCGCCGAGCGCACGGGCCTCGCGCGGTCCTCCGTGTACGAGTACTTCCGCTCCCGTGCCGCCGTCGTGGAGGAGCTGTGCGCCGTCGACTTCCCCGTCTGGGCGGCCGAGGTCGAGAACGCCATGCAGCGCGCCGAGACCCCCGAGGCGAAGATCGAGGCGTATGTGCGCCGCCAGCTCGACCTCGTGGGGGACCGCCGCCACCGCGCCGTCGTCGCGATCTCCGCGAGTGAGCTGGACGCCGGCGCGCGGGAGAAGATCCGGGCCGCGCACGGCGGGTTGATCGCCATGATCGTCGAAGCGCTCGGCGACCTGGGCCACACCCAGCCGAGGCTGGCCGCCATGCTCCTGCAAGGGTCGGTCGACGCCGCCGTACGCCGGATCGAACTGGGCGTCGCCGAAGAGCCGGACGTCATCGCGGACACCGCCGTCGCGATGGTCCTGCGCGGAGTGAGCGGCTGA